A section of the Cutibacterium granulosum genome encodes:
- a CDS encoding DUF3027 domain-containing protein has translation MSQTPSEPVAANHESAAEAEKEPARPRRRARAAARPKADPTIARAVDEAREAAEFEARDFGVGDYLGAVVDGERMLTHLFECTHPGYRGWRWAVSMVRASRARNVSVSEVCLIPGDDSLVPPAWVPWRDRLQPGDIAPGTLLPTPDNDPRLEPGYTGGELAADEDPAEWAATRAVVAELGLGRERLLSQAGRDRVAERWMRGTGGPSDKSTKHAPHPCQTCGYFVRLSDSLGRIFGVCTNEYAPFDGTVVHVEHGCGGHSDVVEKHTGIEIPEPVYDTIDTDQSIFSE, from the coding sequence ATGAGCCAGACACCTTCCGAACCAGTCGCCGCCAACCACGAATCGGCCGCTGAGGCTGAGAAGGAGCCGGCCAGGCCGCGTCGTCGCGCACGCGCGGCGGCCAGGCCCAAGGCTGATCCCACCATTGCCAGGGCAGTCGACGAGGCCCGAGAGGCAGCCGAGTTCGAGGCCAGGGATTTCGGTGTCGGTGACTATCTGGGAGCCGTCGTCGACGGGGAACGGATGCTCACCCACCTGTTCGAGTGCACCCATCCGGGATATCGGGGATGGCGCTGGGCGGTCTCCATGGTGCGCGCCTCCCGAGCCCGCAACGTCTCCGTCAGTGAGGTGTGCCTCATCCCCGGTGACGACTCCCTCGTCCCCCCAGCTTGGGTGCCGTGGCGAGACCGTCTGCAACCAGGCGACATCGCTCCCGGGACACTGCTGCCGACCCCGGACAACGATCCCCGCCTGGAGCCCGGCTACACCGGGGGTGAACTGGCCGCCGACGAGGACCCGGCCGAATGGGCGGCGACTCGCGCCGTTGTCGCCGAGCTGGGACTGGGAAGGGAACGCCTGCTCTCCCAGGCCGGACGGGATCGGGTGGCCGAACGGTGGATGAGGGGCACGGGCGGCCCCTCCGACAAGTCCACCAAGCATGCCCCGCATCCCTGCCAGACGTGCGGCTACTTCGTGCGACTGTCCGACAGTCTGGGACGGATCTTCGGGGTCTGCACCAATGAGTACGCGCCCTTCGACGGGACGGTCGTCCACGTCGAGCACGGCTGTGGTGGCCATTCCGATGTCGTCGAGAAACATACGGGAATCGAGATCCCCGAACCGGTCTACGACACGATCGACACCGATCAGTCGATCTTCTCCGAGTGA
- the nagB gene encoding glucosamine-6-phosphate deaminase codes for MEVIICKDTTEMGEIAARHIIAVLARSTHPVLGVATGSSPLSTYQALARLAKADMADFSNLSAFALDEYIGLSPDDERSYTATIKHTVTEQLGLDPANVHVPEGSARDLVAACQNYEKAIKAAGGVDIQILGIGGNGHIGFNEPSSPFSSRTRVMTLAPRTREDNQRFFHADEAVPTHCLTQGLGTIMEARHLVLLANGEAKAGAIAAAVEGPVSAMCPASVLQFHQQAVVIVDEAAASKLANADYYRHVQKNQLDGWGVADQRG; via the coding sequence ATGGAGGTCATCATCTGCAAGGACACCACCGAGATGGGCGAGATCGCCGCTCGTCACATCATCGCCGTGCTCGCCCGGAGCACGCATCCGGTTCTGGGGGTGGCCACTGGTTCCTCCCCGCTGTCCACCTACCAGGCCTTGGCTCGGCTCGCCAAGGCCGACATGGCCGATTTCAGCAACCTCTCCGCCTTCGCCCTGGACGAGTACATCGGTCTGAGCCCCGATGACGAGCGCTCCTACACCGCCACCATCAAGCACACCGTCACCGAGCAGCTGGGGCTCGACCCTGCCAACGTCCACGTGCCGGAGGGCTCGGCGCGCGACCTCGTCGCAGCATGTCAGAACTACGAGAAGGCGATCAAGGCCGCCGGCGGGGTGGACATCCAGATCCTCGGCATTGGTGGCAACGGCCACATCGGTTTCAACGAACCGAGTTCCCCGTTCAGCTCTCGCACCCGTGTCATGACACTCGCCCCGCGTACCCGTGAGGACAACCAGCGGTTCTTCCATGCCGACGAGGCCGTGCCCACCCATTGCCTCACCCAGGGGCTGGGGACGATCATGGAGGCCCGTCATCTCGTCCTGCTCGCCAACGGTGAGGCCAAGGCCGGCGCCATCGCTGCAGCCGTCGAGGGGCCGGTCAGTGCCATGTGCCCGGCGTCCGTGCTGCAGTTCCACCAGCAGGCAGTCGTCATCGTCGACGAGGCGGCGGCGTCCAAGCTCGCCAACGCCGATTACTACCGTCACGTGCAGAAGAACCAGCTCGATGGGTGGGGCGTCGCCGACCAGCGGGGCTGA
- a CDS encoding DUF2530 domain-containing protein codes for MVQATVPPLDEDGVMVSIIGTVLFAVASLVCWIRLDALTEAGYRDWLWICVSATVLGLCGMVYAIRRRGRTSATRDH; via the coding sequence CTGGTGCAGGCGACGGTCCCTCCCCTCGACGAGGACGGCGTGATGGTCTCGATCATCGGGACCGTCCTGTTCGCCGTGGCGAGTCTCGTGTGCTGGATTCGGCTCGACGCCCTCACCGAAGCAGGTTATCGGGACTGGCTGTGGATCTGCGTGTCCGCAACCGTTCTGGGACTGTGCGGGATGGTGTACGCGATCCGGCGGCGTGGCCGCACGAGTGCCACCCGCGACCACTGA
- a CDS encoding YggT family protein, giving the protein MVARSGPAEHPRHACAPTAAPSDSNGPDSTDHGTTPTTCPSPHRNHPIGSVINVLGAAPAPYGLAMPDAAPLEDVAPTAMPVLDPPTPPTTYTPAQGPALEHVVPSSEPRRDPTVAFPTMQTLHDHMTGQVDPHQPLRVMTSQLSTASGEAGQSPTDALHLSAAVEQPLPEDAAPEGLWQRIPASWRGTGTPHSAHRDITDLVLVLGWGMMVGFLLHLVPRTAPLGALVVACFAMTNPVMGPVLRKLVGVLGVIMVTLVVLGSPTRSTFEQICWVCQIGALVMAPLSLVLADRELTPEIP; this is encoded by the coding sequence ATGGTTGCACGATCTGGCCCCGCTGAGCACCCGAGACATGCGTGCGCACCGACTGCTGCACCATCCGACTCGAACGGCCCCGACTCAACCGACCACGGAACCACCCCGACCACCTGTCCATCACCGCACCGCAACCATCCCATCGGCTCTGTCATCAACGTTCTCGGAGCTGCCCCGGCCCCCTACGGGCTGGCCATGCCCGACGCCGCTCCTCTGGAAGACGTCGCGCCGACGGCGATGCCGGTCCTCGACCCGCCCACCCCTCCAACGACCTACACCCCCGCCCAGGGTCCGGCCCTGGAACACGTGGTGCCCAGCAGCGAGCCACGTCGTGATCCCACCGTGGCGTTCCCCACGATGCAGACGCTTCACGACCACATGACCGGCCAGGTGGATCCACACCAGCCGCTGCGCGTCATGACCTCCCAGCTCTCCACCGCGTCGGGGGAAGCCGGCCAGAGCCCCACGGATGCTCTCCACCTGTCGGCCGCCGTCGAACAGCCCCTGCCGGAGGATGCTGCACCCGAGGGCCTGTGGCAGCGGATCCCTGCCTCCTGGCGAGGTACCGGGACCCCGCACAGCGCCCACCGTGACATCACCGATCTGGTCCTCGTACTGGGGTGGGGAATGATGGTCGGATTCCTCCTGCACCTGGTGCCGCGAACGGCTCCGCTGGGTGCCCTCGTCGTGGCTTGCTTCGCCATGACGAACCCCGTCATGGGCCCCGTGCTGCGCAAACTCGTCGGGGTACTGGGAGTCATCATGGTGACGCTCGTCGTGCTCGGCTCACCCACCAGGTCGACGTTCGAGCAGATCTGCTGGGTGTGTCAGATCGGCGCCC
- a CDS encoding cold-shock protein has protein sequence MPTGKVRFYDAAKGFGFLTKDGGGDVYVNAQALPDGVSALRPGQRVDFGIVEGRRGEQALSIQVLDTPPSVSKAARKRPQEMAVICEDLIKMLDRMGNGYRHGRHPDPRNAERVAKLLRVVADELEL, from the coding sequence ATGCCAACCGGTAAGGTGCGTTTCTACGACGCTGCCAAGGGGTTCGGTTTCCTGACCAAGGATGGCGGTGGAGACGTCTATGTCAACGCGCAGGCGCTGCCGGACGGTGTGTCAGCGCTGCGGCCCGGTCAGCGAGTCGATTTCGGCATCGTCGAGGGACGACGTGGGGAGCAGGCACTCTCCATCCAGGTTCTCGACACCCCGCCGTCCGTCTCGAAGGCTGCGCGCAAGCGTCCGCAGGAGATGGCGGTCATCTGCGAAGATCTCATCAAGATGCTCGACCGGATGGGCAATGGCTACCGACACGGACGTCACCCAGATCCACGCAACGCCGAGCGGGTGGCCAAGTTGCTGCGGGTCGTCGCCGATGAACTGGAGCTGTGA